CGGCGTCCGCATCCACGGCCGTCAGCGTACCGGAGGCAGCTACGGTCACGTCTTCAGTCACGGCTCCGGTGTCAGTTCCGGTGATGACGGGTGCATCTTCGGTACCGTTCACCGTGATGGTGATAGTGTGCGTGTCGCCGCCGTTGGTCGTCACCGTAAAGGTCTCGGTTCGAATATCGCCATTGTCCAGCGCCTGCGCGCGGCCATCCAGCTCGTATTTCCA
This sequence is a window from Desulfovibrio subterraneus. Protein-coding genes within it:
- a CDS encoding VCBS domain-containing protein is translated as WKYELDGRAQALDNGDIRTETFTVTTNGGDTHTITITVNGTEDAPVITGTDTGAVTEDVTVAASGTLTAVDADA